GTGTAGTAGTATAGACTCTTGTACAAACACCTCTTTTTTGAGGACTGCCACCTAAAGCAGGAACATTACTTTTAATAACTTTACGTAAACGAGGTTTACGGACCAATTGATTTACTGTGGCCATAAAAACTCCTATTCTTAAATTGATTTAATGAAAAATTACCAACATAATATAAATACAAAAATATTTCTATCATGAAGATTTTTTAGGATTGGATATACCACTTAACTGTAACTTAGTGCTATTTTTACCAAGTCATTTGTTTTTTATGTTTAAGTGTCAATGAAACGAAATGAATATAACTTATTAGGACAAATTCACTGGAAATGTGTTTATGAATACCTCGAGCATAAACATCTTCTTTTATAATATACAATTTTGCTGAAGACAAAATTATACTTTTTAAAAAGATATTATTTTTTAATGCAATAAGTACACCGTCTTGAAGTGCTAAAAAATCGTCTGATTTCTTTAACATGCTTACAATAAGAGAAATATTAGTATCAAAAGGAGATTTCATTAAAGTATGCAGCATATTAATGCGCCTTAAAAATTAATAATTCCATCATAATTATCTAGTTTCAAACGTAAAAAAAATGAATTTAATATATCTATTTTTAATATAAAATCTTCATTATGATTAAAACCTCTATCAATTAATGATGTTTCACAACAATAAAAATTTTTAATGTCATAAAAAGATAATATTGAAAAAGCAGACGTATAATTCCGTGCTAAAATATGTTCTGATTGATAATTTTTAATTAATTGTAAAACGCCATCGCCAATAAAAAATAAACTTATTTTTTTTAAAACTGAAGATGTACTAAAAATAGCATCTAATCCTTCTCTACCAAAACTTGTTCCGTGTGGAGCATGAGAAAAAACAAAAGCAATTTTTTTCATTGAAGTAAAAATGCCCATTTAAAATTGTATTATGCGATCACATATATTTATAGAATTAGCCAATTCTATGAGCCCACTTGTTTGAAAAAAAAGTGCTAAGTTTCCTTTTTTAATGTTTGAATGATCTGTATTATCATTTTCCAAAATCCCTCTTCTAAGAGCTGCACTATAACAAACATATAAATTGACTTGATATTTTTTGTTTAATTTTTGCCATGCTTTAATTAAATTAAATTCATCAATAGCGGGTGTGATCATACTATTAGCATTCGAAACACCATCGCAATAAAAAAAAATACTATGTAGTATATGTGTTGTTTTTACTAAAGCTTGACAAAAAAGAAAAGCAGTACTTGCATTTTGTGTTCCATAAGCAGAACCTGTCACTAATATTGTATAATTCATGTTTAAAATTTTATACCTGATTATATTTTTTTAAATAAATCATCTTGTATAAATACACTATACTGTATTTATAGCATCTAATAATTCTATATCAAAAATTAAAGTAGAATTACTTGGAATACCATTAATTTCTCTATCTCCATATCCTAAATGAGGCGGAATTACTAATTTTATCCTACCACCTTTTTTAATGTATTTTAAGCCTTCCTGCCAACCTAATATTACATCCTTTAAAACAAATGAAACAGGGTTTCCTCTTATATAAGAATTATCAAATTCTACACCATTAATCAATGTACCTTTATAATGTACAGTAATTTTTGTACTATTTGTTAATAATGCACCACTACCTTCCTTTTCTATAAGATAAAAAAGACCACTAGATGTCTTTTTAACTCCTTTTATTTTAGAAAAATTTTTCATATACAATTGACCTTGTATTAAATTTTCCTTAGAATTCTTTTCAACTTCAACTTTATTGGCGTTTGTTAATTTTTCTTCTAATTCTTTTAGAATTACAGAAATTTCTTGACGGGATAACTTTAAATCACCAGAAATTGCATCTTGGACTCCATTTAAAATACTGTTTTTATCTAATGTTATACCTATTTTTTTTTGTTTTTTAAAAGATTGATTTACATATTCTCCGAGTGAAACACCCAAAGAATAACTCAATTTTTCATTATTGTTGAATATATTATTTTTTTTTAAAGAAGATTCCATGCTTACATTATGTAACATAAGTGATTCTGAAAACGATTTTGGAATATATAATATTAGACATAATAATATAGCCCTTTTTAAAAGAAAAAAAATCATTTATTACTCCAAAACAACATTTAGTAAAATATTATTTTTTAAGATCAATACTATTTGATTAAAATATAGGTAGATTATTTTTTTAGAAAATAAATATATCTAATAGAAAACAAATATTTACTAATTTTTATACTTTTTATAAAATATTCTTAAATCAAATATAGTTTGCCTTAAAATTATCAAAACATATAAAAAAAATAAAACGTATTTTTTAAAATAAAATTTTTTCTAAAGCACGGTAAAAACGTTGCATACCTTCAGTAATATCGATCTTACTAATAATTAATGATGGCGCCAGACGAATTACATTATTTCCTGCTGTTAAAAGAATAACTCCTTCTAATAAGGCATAATGTAATATTTCACGTATTTTATTAGAAAATTTAGATTTTAATACAATACCAATTAATAAACCACGACCTCGTATCTCTTTAAACAATTTAAAACGTGTATTAATAATATTTAATTCAAATTTTATTTGTTTAAATTTGTCTTCAACTCCAGATAAAATTTTTTTTGTATCAATAATATTAATCACAGATTCTGCTACAGCACAAGCTAGAGGATTCCCACCATACGTGGTACCATGAATTCCAGGCGTTGCTATTGATGCAACTTTATTAGTAGTTAACATAGCACTAATTGGAAAACCTCCACCTAAAGACTTGGCAAGTGTTAAAATGTCTGGAATAACATCATAGTGTTCGTAAGAAAACAATTTTCCAGTTCTGCCGATCCCTGTTTGTATTTCATCAAAAATTAGTAATGCATTATATTGATGACACAATATCCTTAATTCTTTAATAAAAGAAACAGTTGCTGGTATTATTCCTCCTTCTCCTTGTATTAATTCTACAACTATCGCACAAGTATTATTATCAATAAGCGTTTTTACAGTTTCAATATTATTGAATGAAGCATGTATTATTCCTGGAGGTTTTGGACCAAAATCATTAGAATATTTTGATTGTCCTCCAACTGAAACAGTGAAAAATGTACGTCCATGAAATGAATTATAAAAAGAAATAATTTTATTTTTTTGAGCACTATATCTTTGAGATGAATAGTAACGTGCTAGTTTAAAAGCAGCTTCATTTGCTTCTGCACCAGAGTTTGCAAAAAAAACTCTTGATGCAAAACTAGAAGATACTAATTTTTGAGCTAATCTAAGAGCTGGTTCATTAGTAAAGACATTACTTAAATGCCATAATTTTTCACTTTGTTTTTTTAATATTTTATTTAATAAAGGATGACAATGACCTAAAGATGTTACAGCAATCCCTCCAGAAAAATCAATATATTCTTTTCCTCTCTGATCCCAAATACGACTTCCTATTCCTCTTACTGGAATAAAAGATAAAGGATTATAAACAGGTAAAATGAACTTGTCAAAACTATCTCGTGTAATGCATGTTTTTTTTGATATCATTAAATTTCCTAAGAGGATTTGTTATAATAAAAAACTTTTAGAAAACTATTTTAATAAATAAAGAATTTTAAACATCGTTTAAAACATATAAATTTTTTATTACATAATTAATTTTTATATTAATAAACAATTAAAATAATATTGTATATTTTAAAAATAAAATATACATCATATTCAAGCAAAATTAAACTTATTTTATTAATAATTTTCTTTTTCAAAAAAAGAAAAAATATAAAAAAATTTTAAACAAAAAATTTTAGATAATATAAAATCATATATTTAAAATAAAAAAATAGTAAACTTTGCTTTTATAAATGTTTAAATTTATAAAAAAGGTGATAAAAATGACAGAAAAAAATCGAATAGGATTAACATGGATAAGTTTTTTTTCATATGCATTTACAGGTGCATTAATTGTTGTTACTGGAATTATTATGGGAAACATTGCTAATTATTTTCATTTATCTATATCCCAAATGAGTAATACATTTACTTTTTTAAATGGAGGTATATTAATAGCAATTTTACTAAATTCTTGGTTAATAGAAATGATATCTCTAAAAAAACAACTGATATTTGGTTTTATACTGACAGTTATTTCTATAACAGGAATAGTTTCCTTTCATAGCATATTTTTATTTTCAATAAATATTTTTATACTTGGATTAGTAAGTGGAATTACAATGTCGATTGGTACATTCCTGATTACTCACTTATATTCAGAATCACAAAGAGGTTCTAAATTATTATTAACTGACTCTTTTTTTAGTATGTCAGGTATGATTTTTCCTATTATTAGCGCTTATCTTTTAGAAAAAAAAATTATTTGGTATTGGTCTTATATATGTATAGGAGGAATTTATTTATTCATTGTTATTTTAGCAATCAACTTACATTTTCCAATATTAAAAAATCACAATAAAAATTGCGAAACACAAAAAGAAATATGGAATATAAATGTAATTTTATTATCCATTTCAGCATTGCTATATATATTAGGACAGCTAGGCTTTATTTCTTGGGTCCCACAGTATACTACTGAAATAATGCATATTAATATACAAAATGCAGGTAATCTAGTTAGTAATTTTTGGATGTCTTATATGATAGGAATGTGGTTTTTTAGTTTGATAATTAAGTTTTTTAATTTACATCGTATGTTCATTTTTCTCACGGGCGCTTCTACGATACTTATGTATTGTTTTATAAACAGTAAAAATTATTTATTACTACAGTATATGATTATTAGTTTAGGATTTTTTTCTAGTGCAATTTACACTATTATTATAACATTAGCTTCATTACAAACAAAAAAACCTTCTCCTCAATTAATAAATTTAATTTTATTGTTTGGAACTATCGGAACTTTACTGACATTTATTGTAACTAGCCCTATTGTTAAATACAAAGGAATATATGCAACATTAATGAGTTCAAATATACTTTATGGTATAGTATTTTTACTATCTATATTCATTTATATTTATACTAAAAATAAAAAATATATATAAAAAAATATTATAAAATTATTTCTATATTCTTTGAATATTACAAATAAACTAGAAGAAAAATTTCTGGTTTATTTAAAAGATTAAACCAATCCTAATTTTAAATTTATTTTATTTAAAGTTTGTTTAGCTTTCAATTGAGCTTTAAACGCTCCTTCATAAGCGACTTTTTTCAAGTAAGACTCATTACAACGATATTTAAAATAAGATTTTTGTAACTGTAATAAAAATTTAGATAAATGATCGGAAACTATGCTTTTAAATTCAGAATATGTAATACCTTTCAACTCTTCTGATAAAATGTGAACTTCTTTATTAGTGATAGAAGAAAAAATTTCTAACAAATTCGAAATTCCTGGCTTTTTTTCAAGATCGAAACAAATTCTTGACAATTTTTCTGAATCAGTAACAGCATTTTTTATTTTTAAAACAACACTTGGTATATCATCTAGTAAAAAAATTACATTTTTTTTATTAATATCCGACTTTGACATCTTTTTCCTAGGTTCTAATAAACTCATTATTTTAGAACCATATTTACTAATCAAAGGCACAGGTAATGTAAATATATTGCCATATAAAGCATTTATACGATTAGCGATATTACGAGTTAATTCTATATGTTGTTTTTGATCACGACCAACTGGAACAAAATTAGTTTGATATAGTAAAATATCTGATGCCATTAAAATTGGATAATTAAATAAGCCTACGTTTGTATTTTTAATATAATTATTTTTTATTGTTTTTTTTATTTTAAATTGTGTCATACGCAGCAATTCTGAAAATTGACTAAAACAATTTAAAATCCAATTCAATTGACTATGTTGAGGAACATGAGATTGAATAAAAATAATACTTTTATTTGGATCTACTCCACAAGCTAAATAAAAAGATATTGTATCTAATATTGATTCTCGTAAGGAAAAATTTTTATCTTGTATAGTAAGAGAATGCAAATCAGCAACGCAATATAAACAATGATAGTCATTTTGCATTTTAGACCAATGACGCATAGTTCCTATATAATTTCCAATAGTTAATTTTCCAGAAGGTTGTACTGCACTAAACAAAATAGATTTAGAAAGAATCATTTGATATCCTGCATAAAAATATTAATGAATAGATTTAGAATGAGCATGATTTAGTTCTTTTCGAATTTCTTTAATAATATTATCATAATTAGAATGTTTAAATAGTCCTGATCCTATAACAAAAGAATTGGCACCAGAAAATGCTATTTCGGCAATATTATCTAATTTAACACCACCATCTACTTGTAAAATAATGTCTAAAAAATTATCATCAATTATTTTTCTTGCTTTTCGTAATTTATTAAACGTAGATGGTAAAAAAGATTGATTTCCAAATCCTGGATTTACTGACATTATCAAAATTAAATCTAATTTTTCTAAAACATAATCAAGAAAACAAAGTGGTGTAGCTGGATTAAATGCTAATCCTGCTTTACACCCATGCTCTTTAATTAAATGCAGTGTTCTTTCAACATGTTTCGTTGCTTCTGGATGAAAAGTAATAAAAGTAGCTCCTGCTCTAGCAAATTGCGGAATTAAACTATCTACTGGCTCTATCATCAAATGTACATCAATAGGTGCTGTAATATTATACTTACGAAGTGATTCTAGAATCATAGGACCCATACTTAAATTAGGTACATAATGATTATCCATAACATCAAAATGTATTAAATCACTGCCTGCATCTATTACTTTTTGCGTATCTTCTCCTAAACGAGCAAAATCAGCAGATAAAATCGATGGAGCTAAAAAAAAATTCTTCATCTTGATATTCCTATCTTTTTTCTATATTAATTAAGTCTATAATCTCAAAAAGATAATATCTTTTATTATATAAATCTAATGATTTATTAATATTTTTTTAATTCTAAAAAATGTAATTAATCAAACCTTTATATCTTAAAATATATATTTTAATAAAAATTGTTATATAAATATTTTTAAAATAAATAAAAAAATTTTTATCGAGCTAAAAAAATATTAAACAATTTGAGATTATATTAACATAATCTATTATAAAAACATTTATTCTAATTAAAATAAAAAAATTTTATAAGATCATTAAAAAAATTACTATTAGTAGACTAAAAAAATTATTATTATATATTTTTTCACTTCCTATAGTTTTATTCTTATAACTTTAAATATATTAATTAAAAATATAAAATATGTGATTTTTTTAAACAAAAACTAGTAAGAGCAAAAAAATATTATAATAAAAGAATATATAAAATAAATTTATTAGTTTATATAATAAAAAAATTATTGAGAATCTTTAATAGCTGTTAAAATAATATTTTTATCTATATTTGTATAGATTTCTGCCTTTCCGATAGACAGCGGTAAAACTAATCTAATTTCTCCTGAAATTACCTTTTTATCTCGCATCATATAAGGAATATATGAAGCAGCCGACATGTTTTTAGGTCCTTTAACAGGCAAACCAATTCTTTTTAACAATATTAGTATTCTTTTAAAATCTTCTGTTTTTAAATATCCAAGTATTTCTGCAGTACGAGCAGCCATAACCATACCTGCTGATATTGCCTCTCCATGTAACCAATTTCCATAACCAGCATGAACTTCGATAGCATGACCATAAGTATGACCAAAATTTAGTAATGCTCGAAAATTTTTTTCTCTTTCATCAAGAGAAATTATTTTTGATTTGAGTTCGCAACACTTCCTTATACAATAAGATATTGTTTTATAATCTAGTGATAAAATAGTTTCAACGTTATCTTCTAACCAAGTAAAAAAGTTTTCATCAAAAATAATAGCATATTTAATAACTTCAGCCATACCAGATACAAGTTCATTGTAAGGAAGTGTTTTCAAACAATCCACATCAATAATTACAGAAGACGGTTGCCAAAAAGTACCAATCATATTTTTACCAAGTAAATGATTAACAGATGTTTTTCCGCCAACAGAAGCATCAACTTGAGATAAAAGTGTAGTTGGAATTTGAATAAAACGAACACCTCTCTGATAAACAGATGCAGCAAAACCAGTTAAGTCACCTATGACACCTCCACCTAATGCAATCAAAGTTGTATCACGAGCATGTTTTTTTTCTAATAAAGCAGAAATAATTAATTCCATTTCATTTAATGTTTTATACTGCTCACCATCTGAAAGAATTACTTGATCTACTTTTATACCAGATTTTCTTAAATGATAAAAAACTTGATCCTTTAAAAGATTAGCTAATGTTTTATTAGTTACTAACATAGCTTGATCTCCTGGCTTTAAAGGCCAAAAGATGTTATCTTCTTTAATAATGCCTGCACCTATACTAATAGGATAACTACGTTTTCCTAGAATAACTTTTAACTGTTCCACAATTTTATTTACACTCCATTAATTGTTTATTCTAAGTAATTCATTTACATTTTTTCTAATAAACGAATTATATTAAAAGCTACAGATTTAGCATTTTGATTATCGGTCTTGACTGTAATATCTGCAATATCTTCATATAAAGGATTTCTTTCATGAGCTAGAGATTCTAATATAGTACGATTTGAAGTCATAACTTGTAATAGAGGTCTTTTTTTGTCTCTTTTAGTACGTATTAATTGTTTTTCAATTGTTGTTTCTAAATAGATAACAATACCACGAGCTGATAAACAATTACGAGTTTCTTTAAACTTAACAGATCCTCCTCCTGTAGCAAGTATAATACCTTGTTTTCTAGTTAATTCATTGATAATTTTTTGTTCTCTTAGACGAAAACCACTTTCACCTTCTACATCAAAAACCCAACTTATGTCCGCACCTGTACGTTTCTCAATCTCTTGATCAGAATCAAAAAATTCCATATTAAGTTGCTGAGATAATTGACGACCAATAGTACTTTTTCCAGCACCCATTGGCCCAACTAGAAAGATATTTCGTTTTTCTGCCATGTGTTTGTTATTAAAATCATTGGTTAATAATACCATTGCTCAGCATATTTTTGCTGGCAAGACATAAATATTAAAGTTAGAATAATATTTTTTCTAATCAATTGTATATATTTTTAAAAAATTTATTAAAAATTTTTTATACTGTGTTGAAAAATAAATTCTACATGAATACTAAAAATATATCGTAAAAATTTTTTATTATTTCATTAGTAAATTTTATCCTTTGATTAATTAAAAGTGTGATTTAATAATAAATACTTAAAAAAACATTCTATCAGAATCATAATTATTTTTTCTATCTTTCTTTTTTAAGAAAATATAAAATTTACAATTTTTTAATATTAAAAAATCTCAATAATTTATATTCAATAAACTTTCATTATATAAAACTTGACGTTTTTTCTTTTTTTAGTTTAAAATAATATCTCATAAAAATAAATTTTATTATATCATAGAATAAGGTGAGATGTCCGAGAGGCTTAAGGAACACGCCTGGAAAGCGTGTATATGGAAACGTATCAAGGGTTCGAATCCCTTTCTCACCAAAAAAATAATATAATTACATTTACTAAAAAATGTTTATTATTTTAATAAAGTTAATTGTAAAGCTATATTAATCATATTATCAAAACTTGATTCTCTATCTTTTGACGAAAGTTTTTCTTTTTTTAAAATATGATCAGAAACAGTACATATCGATAATGCTTGTGCTCTTAATTCCGCTGATACTGCATATATCCCAGAAGTCTCCATGTCCACACCTAGAATATTATATTTTTTTAAAACATCTAAAATATTTTTATCGTCACTATAAAAAGAGTCTGTAGTAAAAAAATTACCAACATAAACTTTAATATTCATTTTTTTTGCAATTTGCACTGCGTTGAAAAGCATATCGAAATCAGCAATAGCAGAAAAATCATGATTATTAAATCTTATTCTATTAACTTTTGAATCAGTAGAAGCTCCCATACTGATTACTATATCACGAAGATTAATATCTTCTCTGACAGTACCACAAGTTCCTATACGAATAATTTTTTTTACTTTATATTCAAGAA
The nucleotide sequence above comes from Buchnera aphidicola (Brachycaudus tragopogonis). Encoded proteins:
- the tusB gene encoding sulfurtransferase complex subunit TusB, producing MLHTLMKSPFDTNISLIVSMLKKSDDFLALQDGVLIALKNNIFLKSIILSSAKLYIIKEDVYARGIHKHISSEFVLISYIHFVSLTLKHKKQMTW
- the tusC gene encoding sulfurtransferase complex subunit TusC codes for the protein MKKIAFVFSHAPHGTSFGREGLDAIFSTSSVLKKISLFFIGDGVLQLIKNYQSEHILARNYTSAFSILSFYDIKNFYCCETSLIDRGFNHNEDFILKIDILNSFFLRLKLDNYDGIINF
- the tusD gene encoding sulfurtransferase complex subunit TusD, whose translation is MNYTILVTGSAYGTQNASTAFLFCQALVKTTHILHSIFFYCDGVSNANSMITPAIDEFNLIKAWQKLNKKYQVNLYVCYSAALRRGILENDNTDHSNIKKGNLALFFQTSGLIELANSINICDRIIQF
- the fkpA gene encoding FKBP-type peptidyl-prolyl cis-trans isomerase, which translates into the protein MIFFLLKRAILLCLILYIPKSFSESLMLHNVSMESSLKKNNIFNNNEKLSYSLGVSLGEYVNQSFKKQKKIGITLDKNSILNGVQDAISGDLKLSRQEISVILKELEEKLTNANKVEVEKNSKENLIQGQLYMKNFSKIKGVKKTSSGLFYLIEKEGSGALLTNSTKITVHYKGTLINGVEFDNSYIRGNPVSFVLKDVILGWQEGLKYIKKGGRIKLVIPPHLGYGDREINGIPSNSTLIFDIELLDAINTV
- a CDS encoding aspartate aminotransferase family protein → MISKKTCITRDSFDKFILPVYNPLSFIPVRGIGSRIWDQRGKEYIDFSGGIAVTSLGHCHPLLNKILKKQSEKLWHLSNVFTNEPALRLAQKLVSSSFASRVFFANSGAEANEAAFKLARYYSSQRYSAQKNKIISFYNSFHGRTFFTVSVGGQSKYSNDFGPKPPGIIHASFNNIETVKTLIDNNTCAIVVELIQGEGGIIPATVSFIKELRILCHQYNALLIFDEIQTGIGRTGKLFSYEHYDVIPDILTLAKSLGGGFPISAMLTTNKVASIATPGIHGTTYGGNPLACAVAESVINIIDTKKILSGVEDKFKQIKFELNIINTRFKLFKEIRGRGLLIGIVLKSKFSNKIREILHYALLEGVILLTAGNNVIRLAPSLIISKIDITEGMQRFYRALEKILF
- the tsgA gene encoding MFS transporter TsgA, which produces MTEKNRIGLTWISFFSYAFTGALIVVTGIIMGNIANYFHLSISQMSNTFTFLNGGILIAILLNSWLIEMISLKKQLIFGFILTVISITGIVSFHSIFLFSINIFILGLVSGITMSIGTFLITHLYSESQRGSKLLLTDSFFSMSGMIFPIISAYLLEKKIIWYWSYICIGGIYLFIVILAINLHFPILKNHNKNCETQKEIWNINVILLSISALLYILGQLGFISWVPQYTTEIMHINIQNAGNLVSNFWMSYMIGMWFFSLIIKFFNLHRMFIFLTGASTILMYCFINSKNYLLLQYMIISLGFFSSAIYTIIITLASLQTKKPSPQLINLILLFGTIGTLLTFIVTSPIVKYKGIYATLMSSNILYGIVFLLSIFIYIYTKNKKYI
- the trpS gene encoding tryptophan--tRNA ligase, with translation MILSKSILFSAVQPSGKLTIGNYIGTMRHWSKMQNDYHCLYCVADLHSLTIQDKNFSLRESILDTISFYLACGVDPNKSIIFIQSHVPQHSQLNWILNCFSQFSELLRMTQFKIKKTIKNNYIKNTNVGLFNYPILMASDILLYQTNFVPVGRDQKQHIELTRNIANRINALYGNIFTLPVPLISKYGSKIMSLLEPRKKMSKSDINKKNVIFLLDDIPSVVLKIKNAVTDSEKLSRICFDLEKKPGISNLLEIFSSITNKEVHILSEELKGITYSEFKSIVSDHLSKFLLQLQKSYFKYRCNESYLKKVAYEGAFKAQLKAKQTLNKINLKLGLV
- the rpe gene encoding ribulose-phosphate 3-epimerase; this encodes MKNFFLAPSILSADFARLGEDTQKVIDAGSDLIHFDVMDNHYVPNLSMGPMILESLRKYNITAPIDVHLMIEPVDSLIPQFARAGATFITFHPEATKHVERTLHLIKEHGCKAGLAFNPATPLCFLDYVLEKLDLILIMSVNPGFGNQSFLPSTFNKLRKARKIIDDNFLDIILQVDGGVKLDNIAEIAFSGANSFVIGSGLFKHSNYDNIIKEIRKELNHAHSKSIH
- the aroB gene encoding 3-dehydroquinate synthase, which encodes MEQLKVILGKRSYPISIGAGIIKEDNIFWPLKPGDQAMLVTNKTLANLLKDQVFYHLRKSGIKVDQVILSDGEQYKTLNEMELIISALLEKKHARDTTLIALGGGVIGDLTGFAASVYQRGVRFIQIPTTLLSQVDASVGGKTSVNHLLGKNMIGTFWQPSSVIIDVDCLKTLPYNELVSGMAEVIKYAIIFDENFFTWLEDNVETILSLDYKTISYCIRKCCELKSKIISLDEREKNFRALLNFGHTYGHAIEVHAGYGNWLHGEAISAGMVMAARTAEILGYLKTEDFKRILILLKRIGLPVKGPKNMSAASYIPYMMRDKKVISGEIRLVLPLSIGKAEIYTNIDKNIILTAIKDSQ
- the aroK gene encoding shikimate kinase AroK, encoding MAEKRNIFLVGPMGAGKSTIGRQLSQQLNMEFFDSDQEIEKRTGADISWVFDVEGESGFRLREQKIINELTRKQGIILATGGGSVKFKETRNCLSARGIVIYLETTIEKQLIRTKRDKKRPLLQVMTSNRTILESLAHERNPLYEDIADITVKTDNQNAKSVAFNIIRLLEKM
- the deoD gene encoding purine-nucleoside phosphorylase, with the protein product MSTPHINSQKNDFSDVVLMPGDPLRAKYIAENYLENYVQINSTRLMLAYTGFYNNKKISVMSHGIGIPSASLYVRELILEYKVKKIIRIGTCGTVREDINLRDIVISMGASTDSKVNRIRFNNHDFSAIADFDMLFNAVQIAKKMNIKVYVGNFFTTDSFYSDDKNILDVLKKYNILGVDMETSGIYAVSAELRAQALSICTVSDHILKKEKLSSKDRESSFDNMINIALQLTLLK